A window of the Amblyraja radiata isolate CabotCenter1 chromosome 5, sAmbRad1.1.pri, whole genome shotgun sequence genome harbors these coding sequences:
- the LOC116973187 gene encoding inactive serine protease 35-like produces the protein MGTIQLLLLLSMNTFLLAFGIDNVENYTWHLQQAPQLLNRRTITIEPPRFEAKSKFLLNSTCGIECQKKLPLPTVSDLQSYLSYETVYSNGTRTMTEVNIKESDLKNEFEFAKSEGRSRRRRRRQVFGLDSRFSISDKHFITSYPFNTAVKISTGCTGVLVSRKHVLTAAHCIHDGKDYVKGAKRLRVGFLKMRTKGGGKRRGSKRNKRSAKGKPRFQWSRVVRTQVPKGWFKGVANDIAVDYDYAVLELKRPQKTKYMEIGISPPVKNMPSNRIHFSSFDNDKPGNLVYRFCTVSDESSDLLYQYCDAQPGASGSGIYIRLKEPEQRAWKRKIIGVFSGHQWVDVSGAQQDYNVAVRITPLKYAQICFWIHGNYADCRDG, from the coding sequence ATGGGAACTATACAACTTTTGTTATTACTTTCCATGAACACATTCTTACTTGCATTTGGGATTGACAATGTGGAAAATTACACGTGGCACTTACAACAAGCACCACAACTGTTGAACAGAAGAACTATAACAATAGAACCTCCAAGATTTGAAGCTAAAAGCAAATTCCTGCTTAATTCAACCTGTGGGATTGAGTGTCAAAAGAAACTACCACTGCCAACTGTGTCCGACCTTCAGAGTTACCTTTCATATGAAACAGTGTACAGTAATGGGACACGTACAATGACTGAGGTGAACATCAAAGAATCTGACCTGAAAAACGAATTTGAGTTTGCTAAAAGTGAAGGCCGTtctaggaggaggagaaggaggcagGTCTTTGGTTTGGACAGTAGGTTTAGCATCAGTGACAAGCATTTCATAACTAGCTACCCCTTTAACACCGCAGTGAAAATCTCCACAGGATGTACTGGGGTTTTAGTGTCTCGAAAACACGTGCTGACAGCAGCTCACTGCATCCATGATGGAAAAGACTATGTAAAAGGTGCCAAAAGGCTCCGGGTCGGATTTTTAAAGATGAGAACCAAAGGAGGTGGAAAAAGGAGAGGATCCAAAAGGAATAAACGATCAGCAAAGGGCAAGCCAAGATTTCAGTGGTCAAGAGTAGTGCGCACCCAAGTACCGAAGGGCTGGTTCAAAGGTGTGGCGAATGATATTGCTGTGGATTATGATTATGCTGTTCTGGAATTAAAAAGACCTCAGAAGACCAAGTATATGGAGATAGGGATTAGCCCTCCGGTGAAGAATATGCCAAGTAATCGGATTCATTTCTCAAGCTTCGATAATGACAAGCCCGGGAATTTGGTTTATCGTTTCTGCACTGTCTCTGATGAATCCAGTGATTTGTTGTATCAGTACTGCGATGCCCAGCCCGGAGCGAGTGGCTCAGGTATTTACATTCGTCTTAAGGAGCCAGAGCAACGCGCTTGGAAACGCAAGATCATCGGAGTCTTTTCTGGCCATCAGTGGGTGGATGTCAGTGGAGCACAGCAGGATTACAATGTGGCTGTGCGCATTACTCCACTTAAATATGCACAGATTTGTTTCTGGATACATGGGAACTATGCTGATTGCAGagatggttga